The Mycolicibacterium boenickei genome has a segment encoding these proteins:
- a CDS encoding NUDIX hydrolase: MPTWLVVTALALLVVLLLVGGWAYQTANRLDRLHVRYDLSWQALDSALARRAVVARAVAVDAYAGAPQGKRLAALADAAERAPRPAREAAENDLSAALAAVDPAGLPVPLVAELADAEARVLLARRFHNDAVRDTLALRERRFVRLLRLGGTAALPTYFEIVERPDSQAEANPVSRRTSARVVLLDETGAVLLLRGSDPAIDEPDKPAPRWWFTVGGAVQPGEDLAAAAARELAEETGLRVAPEELVGPVWRRDAVIDFNASVIRSEEFFFIHRTGRFEPSATGRTTLERHYIHGHRWCDETMIAELVAGGEAVYPLQLGELLAQANELAEQPAAMLANTQRAANRELQAIR; the protein is encoded by the coding sequence GTGCCTACCTGGCTTGTGGTCACCGCACTTGCCCTGCTGGTGGTTCTGCTGCTCGTCGGAGGGTGGGCCTATCAGACCGCCAATCGGCTCGACCGGCTCCACGTGCGCTACGACCTGTCGTGGCAGGCGCTCGACAGTGCGCTGGCCCGCCGGGCCGTCGTCGCGCGCGCCGTCGCGGTCGACGCCTATGCGGGCGCGCCACAGGGCAAGCGGCTCGCGGCGCTGGCGGATGCCGCCGAACGGGCCCCGCGCCCGGCCCGTGAGGCCGCCGAGAACGACCTGTCGGCCGCACTGGCCGCGGTCGATCCGGCCGGGTTGCCCGTGCCGCTGGTCGCCGAACTGGCCGACGCCGAGGCCCGGGTGCTGCTCGCCCGACGCTTCCACAACGACGCCGTCCGCGACACCCTGGCCCTGCGGGAACGTCGCTTTGTGCGGCTGCTGCGATTGGGCGGAACCGCGGCACTGCCAACCTATTTCGAGATCGTGGAACGTCCGGATTCCCAAGCCGAGGCCAACCCCGTGAGCCGCCGGACCTCTGCGCGGGTGGTGCTGCTCGACGAAACGGGTGCGGTGTTGCTGCTGCGCGGCAGCGACCCCGCGATCGACGAGCCGGACAAGCCCGCGCCGCGGTGGTGGTTCACCGTCGGTGGCGCAGTCCAGCCCGGTGAGGATCTGGCCGCCGCGGCGGCCCGTGAACTCGCCGAGGAGACCGGGTTACGGGTGGCTCCGGAGGAACTTGTCGGGCCGGTGTGGCGGCGCGACGCCGTCATCGACTTCAACGCCTCGGTGATCCGCAGCGAGGAGTTCTTCTTCATCCACCGGACCGGCCGGTTCGAGCCGTCGGCGACGGGGCGCACGACCCTGGAACGGCACTACATTCACGGGCACCGCTGGTGCGATGAGACAATGATCGCCGAGTTGGTTGCCGGCGGGGAGGCCGTGTATCCGCTTCAACTGGGCGAGCTGCTGGCTCAGGCCAATGAACTGGCCGAACAGCCGGCTGCGATGCTGGCGAATACGCAGAGAGCTGCGAATCGCGAGCTGCAAGCCATCCGGTGA
- a CDS encoding glycosyltransferase family 4 protein: protein MRIGMVCPYSFDVPGGVQSHVLQLAEVMRAGGHYVSVLAPSSPHVKLPDYVVSGGKAVPIPYNGSVARLRFGPATHRKVKKWIAEGDFDVLHLHEPNAPSLSMLALQAAEGPIVATFHTSTTKSLTLSVFQGILRPFHEKIVGRIAVSDLARRWQMEALGSDAVEIPNGVDVPSFANAPRLDGYPRPGRSVLFLGRFDEPRKGMPVLLGALPKLARRFPDIEILIVGRGDEDALREEAGELAGHLRFLGQVDDDGKAAAMRSADVYCAPNLGGESFGIVLVEAMAARTAVVASELDAFNRVLDHGQAGRLVPVGDADALADALIEVLEDDALRERYIDRATERVARYDWSVVAGQIMRVYETVASPGVKVQVGD from the coding sequence ATGCGTATCGGGATGGTCTGCCCGTATTCGTTCGATGTGCCGGGCGGTGTGCAATCCCATGTGCTGCAACTGGCCGAGGTGATGCGCGCGGGCGGGCATTACGTCAGTGTGCTGGCGCCGTCGTCGCCGCATGTGAAGCTGCCGGACTATGTGGTGTCGGGCGGCAAGGCCGTCCCGATCCCGTACAACGGCTCGGTGGCGCGCCTGCGGTTCGGGCCTGCCACCCACCGCAAGGTGAAGAAGTGGATCGCCGAGGGTGACTTCGACGTACTGCACCTGCACGAGCCCAACGCGCCGAGCCTGTCCATGCTGGCCCTGCAGGCCGCCGAGGGGCCGATCGTGGCGACGTTCCACACCTCGACCACAAAGTCGTTGACGCTCAGTGTGTTTCAGGGGATCCTGCGCCCGTTCCACGAGAAGATCGTGGGCCGCATCGCGGTGTCGGACCTCGCCCGGCGCTGGCAGATGGAGGCGCTCGGCTCGGATGCGGTCGAGATCCCCAACGGGGTCGACGTCCCGTCCTTCGCGAATGCGCCTCGTCTCGATGGGTATCCGCGGCCCGGCCGCAGCGTGCTGTTCCTGGGGCGGTTCGACGAACCGCGCAAGGGCATGCCGGTCCTACTGGGTGCCCTGCCGAAGCTGGCCCGGCGGTTCCCCGACATCGAGATCCTGATCGTGGGCCGCGGCGACGAGGACGCGCTGCGCGAGGAGGCCGGCGAGCTGGCCGGGCACCTGCGTTTCCTGGGGCAGGTCGACGACGACGGCAAGGCCGCGGCTATGCGCAGCGCCGACGTCTACTGCGCGCCCAACCTCGGCGGCGAGAGCTTCGGCATCGTCCTGGTCGAGGCGATGGCGGCGCGCACGGCGGTGGTGGCCAGTGAACTCGACGCGTTCAACCGCGTTCTCGATCATGGCCAGGCCGGCCGGCTGGTGCCGGTCGGCGATGCCGACGCGCTGGCCGATGCGCTGATCGAGGTGCTGGAGGACGACGCGCTGCGTGAGCGGTACATCGACCGGGCCACCGAGCGGGTCGCCCGCTACGACTGGTCGGTGGTGGCCGGCCAGATCATGCGGGTCTACGAGACCGTGGCCAGCCCCGGCGTCAAAGTCCAGGTGGGTGACTAG